The Candidatus Binatia bacterium genome segment CCCCAAGGCGCGCCGCTGGCTCGGCTCCCTCTACAACAACCTCGGCTGGACCTGGCACGACGCGGGGGACGCGGCGAGGGCTCTCGACCTCTTCCAGAAGGCCCTGGCCGCGCGCGAGGCCGAGGGGAAGGCGGGGCTCGTCCGGATCGCGCGGTGGTGCGTGGCGCGGGCGCTCCGCTCGCTGGGAAGGCTGGACGAGGCGCTCGCGACCCAGCGTCGTCTCCTCGCCGAGAACGAGGCGGTCGGCGCGCCCGACGGCTACGTCCACGAGGAGATCGGCGAGATCCTCCTCGCGCGCGGCGACGACGCCGGAGCGAAGCCGCACTTCGCCGCGGCCTGGAAGGTCCTCTCCGAGGATCCCTGGCTCCGCCGCGACGAGCCGGCGCGGCTCGAGCGGATGCGGCGTCTCGGCGGCCTTCCGGCGGCGGACGCCCCCTCCGGCGCGGCCGGTCCCCACTCCCGATGAAGCCCGCCGCGCTCTTCGGCATGCTGGGCGCGGTCTTCGGCTTCCTGGGGGTCGCGGCGGGCGCATTCGGCGCGCACGCCCTTCGCGACACCCTTCCGCCGGAGCGGCTCCAGGTCTTCGAGACGGGGGCGCGCTACCAGCTGATCCACGCGCTGGCCCTGGTCGCGGTCGCCCTGGCTCTGGACCGCGCCGCCACGGGCCCGGCGACCGCGGCCGGATGGCTCTTCGTGCTGGGTCAGGTGATCTTCGCGGGAAGCCTCTACGCGCTCGCGCTGAGCGGCGTCCGCCTCTGGGGCGCCGTCACCCCCCTGGGCGGCCTCTGCTACCTCGGGGGCTGGGCGTTTCTCGCGTGGTCCTTCGCGAGGCGCTGAGCTACTCCGCCCGTTCCCGGTCCCACCACTTCGAGAGGTTCCTCCCCGGCACGCGCGGCCGGCTCGCGTAATGCGAGGTGTCGTTGAACAGCATGAGGCGGGCGCGCACGGGACCCTTGAAGTCGAGCACGTTGAGCGCGGCCGGCGCCTGGTCCAGGCGGTCGCGGTACCCGCGCTCGTCGATCCCGAGCAGGCTGGAGAGCACGAGGCGGATGGTCGCCTTGTGCGACACGACGAGGACGCGCGCCCCTTCGTGACGCGTCACGATCTCCCGGATCACCGGCAGCGCCCGCGCGAGCACCTGGACGCCCGACTCCCCTCCCTCCGGCGCGAACGTGAAGGGGTCGGCCTCCCAGGCGGCGTACTCGCTCCCGAAGCGAGCCTCGACCTCGGTGCGGCTCTTCCCTTCCCAGTGCCCGTGCCGGATCTCCCGCAGGCCGTCGCGCGCCATCGGCTCGAGGCTCGCCTCGCCGCACGCGGCGCAGGCGAGGCGCGCCGTGTCCATGGCGCGCGAGAGCGGGCTCGCGTAGACGGCGGCGATCCCCTCGCCGCGAAGGCGCTCGCCCAGGAGCGCGGCCTGGCGGCGCCCCTCTTCGGAGAGCTCGACCCCCTCGTCTCCGGAGAAGCGGTCCTCGGCGGTCAGCGGCGTGGCGCCGTGCCGGGCGATGTAGAGGCGCGTCGCCTCGCGCCCCGTCACCGGCGTTCTTCTCGGGATCGTCGCATGCACGTAGGGTAGCGCGATCGGGACCGGCGTGGACTACAGTTAATGGGCAGCAGGAAGGGCCGAACGATCGTCCCCGAGCCACGGAGGCCACGATGCACCCCAAGCTGATCCGATTCGCGACCGCGGTCCTGTTCGGCGTCGCCGCTCTGGCGCCCGCGGCGCGCGCCGCCGATTCCGTACCGAGCGACGAGGCGGAGCGCCTCGACAAGGCCCGCGTCGCCTTCCAGGAGATCCGCGACATGAAGGACGAGAACATCCCGCGCCCGCTGATGGAGCGCGCCCGCTGCGTCGCCGTCTTCCCCGGCATGGTGAAGGGCGCGCTGGGCTGGGGCGCGCGCGTCGGGAAGGGCGTGATGAGCTGCCGGGACGCCTCGGGCCACTGGGGCCCGCCGATCTTCCTCACGGTCAAAGGAGGGAGCTTCGGGTTCCAGATCGGGGTGGAGAAGGCCGACGTCGTGCTCTTCTTCATGACCGACAAGAGCGCCCGATCGCTGATGGAGAGCAAGTTCACGCTCGGCGGCAAGGCGGGCCTCGCCGCGGGGCCGGTGGGCCGGACCGCCGAGGCCTCCACCGATCTCAAGCTCGACGCCGAGATCTATTCCTATGCGCGATCGAAAGGGCTCTTCGCGGGGATCTCGCTGGAAGGGGCGCGCGTCGCCCCCGACGACAAGGCCACCCGCCGCTTCTACGGCCCCTCGGCGGACGGGAAGAAGATCCTGACGGACCATGCGGCTCCGGCGAACCCGCCCGCGGCGCGGGCGTTCGTGGAGGCGCTTCCGTAGGGAGCCGCGCCGGGCTGCCGTTGCGGCGACGGAGGGTTCGCCTATCTTCTGAGACGGCGAGCCTAGAATGTTGCTTTACCGGTGATTAGCCAGGCCCTGGCGGAACCACTCGGGACCGGTCCCGGAGGCCCCTGAACCGCAACCGGGTGCTCCGGCTTCCAAGTCTTTTGTATGGATGCCGATTCCGCCGTTCGCCGCGGCCCGCTGAAGGAGGCGCCGCCCCTGAAGGAAGCGCCGGCCGAGCCGGTCCGAACGAGGCCGCGCCGGACGAAGATGCTCGTCATCGCCGGCGTCGCCCTGCTCCTCGTCGCGGCCGTCGCCGGATACTTCTGGCTCTCCTCGCGGGGGCGCGAGGGCACCGACGACGCGCAGGTCGAGGGGCACGTGATCCCGGTCCTCTCGCGCGTGAGCGGGTACGTCCGCGAGGTCCGCGTCGAAGAGAACCAGCGCGTCCGCGCCGGAGATCTCCTGGTCGTGCTCGACGACAAGGACCTGACGGCGCGGCTTCGCAAGGCGGAGGCCGATCTCGCCGTGGCCCGGTCCTCGACCGGCCCCGGCGGCGAGAGCGCGGCCGAAGTGGGCGCGGCGCGGGCGGCCGTCGCGCAGGCGCGCGCCGAGACCGATCGCACCGCGGCGGAGCTGCGCCGCGACCGCGAGCTCGCGGCCCAGGGGGCGATCGCGCGCCAGGAGCTGGACAACGCGGTCGCGGCGGCGCAGGCCGCCCAGGCCGCGCTCCGCGCCGCGCAGAACCGGGCGGAGGCCGCCGTCGCCGGCTCGAGAGGATCGACCGCGAAAGTCGCCTCGGCGGTGGCGGAGCGCGACGAAGCGGCCCTCGAGGAATCCTACGCGCGCATCACGGCGCCGCACGACGGCGTCGTGACGAAGAAGAGCGTCGAGGTGGGCCAGCTGGTGCAGCCCGGCCAGGCGCTCCTCGCCGTCGTGCCGCTCCGGGACGTCTGGGTCGTGGCCAACTTCAAGGAAACCCAGCTCGAGGAGCTGAAGCCCGGCGATCCCGCCACGATTCGCGCGGACGCCTATCACGGGCACTCGTTCCGCGGCCACGTCGAGAGCCTGAGCCCCGCGACGGGCGCGCGCTTTTCCCTGCTCCCACCCGACAACGCGACCGGGAACTTCGTCAAGGTCGTGCAGCGCGTCCCCGTGAAGATCGCCCTGGACGAGCCCCCCGATCCCGCGCGCCCCCTGCGTCCCGGGATGAGCGTCCGGGTTTCGGTCCGCACGACGCGGTGAACCGCTCCGCGCCGCGATGGCTGATCACGGTCAGCGTGCTGACCGGAACGATCATGGCCGTCCTCGACGCGAGCATCGTGAATGTGGCCCTGCCCGACATGAGCGGGAGCCTGGGCGCCTCCACGACCGAGATCACCTGGGTCATCGCGGGCTACATGCTCGCGAACGTGGTGATCATGCCGATCATCGCCCTCCTCTCGGCGCGGTTCGGGCGGAAGCGCTTCTACGTCGCCAACATCGTCCTCTTCACCTCCGCCTCCATGCTCTGCGGGATGGCGCGCTCCCTTCCCCTCATGGTGGTGTTCCGCATCCTCCAGGGGATCGGCGGGGGCGTGCTCATGACGGTTTCCCAGGCGATCCTCCGCGAGACCTTCCCGCCCGAGGAGCAGGGGCTGGCGATGGGCCTCTACGGCATGGGCGTCGTGGTCGCGCCCGCCGTGGGCCCCACGCTGGGGGGCTGGCTGACCGACACCTATTCGTGGCCCTGGATCTTCTTCATCAACGTCCCGCTCGGGATGCTCTGCCTCTTCCTGGTCCTGCGCTACGTGCACGACCCGCCCTACCTGGCGCGGGATACCGGCTCGATCGACTTCCCCGGTCTCGCGCTCATGACGGTGGGACTGGGCTGCCTGCAGCTGGTGCTGGAGCAGGGGGCCGAGAAGGACTGGTTCGAATCGACCTGGATCCTCGCGCTGGCCGTGACGGCCGCGGCGGGGCTGACGCTCTTCCTCTGGCGCGAGCTCACGACGGAGCGGCCGGCGGTGAACCTGCGCCTGGCGAAGAACGCCTCCTTCAGCTCGGCCACGTTCCTCGGCGGGATCCTCGGGATGGGACTCTACGGAAGCCTCTTCATCCTGCCGCTCTTCCTCCAGCGCCTGCTCGGCTACACCGCCATGCAGTCGGGGCTGGCGCTCGCTCCGCGCAGCATCACGATGGCCGTGGTCATGCCGCTGAGCGGCTATCTCTACAACCGGATCGGCCCGCGCGCGCTGGTGGCCGCCGGGCTCGCGGTGAGCGCGTGGTCGTTCTACGACCTGTCGCGCCTCTCGCTCCAGACGAGCGCCGCATCGATCCTGGTGCCTCAGATCTGGCAGGGCGTGGGATTCGGGCTGATCTTCGTGGCGTTGAGCACGGCCGCGCTCGCGACCATTCCGCGCCGCGATGTGACGGCCGCGGCCGGCCTCTACAACGTGGTGCGGCAGGTCTTCGGCAGCGTCGGCGTCGCGCTGGCGGCGACCCAGCTCCAGACCGGGACGCGCCGCTACCACGCGATCCTATCCTGGCAGGTCACCGGCTACAGCGAAGCGACGTCGCGATGGCTCGCCGCCGCGCGGAGCGGCTTCGCGCGCGCCTCCGCCGATTCGGTGGAGGCGGCGCGGCGCGCGCTCGCCGCGCTCGACCGGATCGTGCTCGGCCAGGCGACGGTCATGGCGTACAACCATGCCTTCTTCCTCGTGGCCATCCTCTTCGTCGCCGCGGTGCCGCTCGCGTTCCTCCTGCGCGGGCACGAGGGCGGCGATCACGCCGAGTCGGTCGCCGCCGAGGCCTGAACCGGCCGCCGCTCTTCCGCGGCGACGGCGGGCGCCTTCTCTTCGCGCGCGATCAGGTAGTCCAGGACTCCGAGCGCGATGACATTGAGCCCCAGCCAGATCACGCCGGCCATCTGCGCGTGGTAGAACACGAAGAACTGCGTCACGAAGACGGTCACGCGAACCGAGCGCCGAAAGAGGCGGTACGCGGCGTTCCGGTTTCCGAAGAGCCGCACGACTCCCGCCATCATCAGCACGCAGGCGATGCCGTTCGAGGCGATCTCCCCCCAGCTCGCATAGCCGATGTCGAGATGCGTCTGCCCCTCCGGGTGCCCGGTCATCGGCAGGCCGCGCGCCGTGGAGACGGCCCACGCCAGTCCCGATACCGCGAGGGCGAACAGGATTCCGGCGAGCACCCGCGGGAAGCGGGGCCGCGTGAGGATCCGCTCCACGCGAGGCTGGAGCCGGTGCCGCGCCCGCTCGAGGAGGCCGGGCGGCGGCGCGGAGACCGTGTTCAGCCGGTCGAGGAAGCCCCGCACCGCGATCACGCGCGCGTCCTTGGGATCGCACCGGTCGAGCAGTGCCGCGGCCTGCGCTTTCTCGTCGGGATCGAGGTCTTCCAGCGCCATGTCCTTGATCAGCGTGATGGCGTTGGCGAGGCATTCGTCCTCGGTCAGCTGGCGCCGCGCGAGCAGCGCGCGCATCCCTAGAAACAACGTTAGAAATACGAAGTAAATGATTGATATTGCAGGACGATAGAAGTAATCACTATCGCGCGTCAGGAACTTCCCCAGTTCATCGATGAAGAGCCCGAATCCCACGCCGCCCAGGAACGCGGCGGCCGGCCGCGTGCGGCGGCCGATGGAGACCAGGACGAGGAGGAGGGCCGCCGTCAGCACCAGGCCGCCCCACAGCATGTGGGCGATGTGGATGTGTCGGCCGCCGATCTGCGGGTAGCCGGTGGCGGCGAGAAGCGCCCGCAATCCGAGGAGCGTCGCGATCGCCGCGACGAAGAACCGCTCCGCGTTCCGGCCCGCCTCGGCATCCCGGACGACGAGCGGGAGGCGGCGGATGGCGCGCGGCGCGGCGCTGTCCGGGGTCATGGGCGGATGGTAGCGGAGGGAGCCCGGTCAGGCCACGCCGCGCGCGCCGTCGACGATCCCGGCCCGCGCGAGCCCGGCGACGGTCGCGCGCAGCGCCCCGTCCATCGCGAGGAAGAGCTCGGGAGACGCTTCGGCCGTCGCCGCGATCACGAGCCGGGCAGTTCCCCCCGCCGTCTCCGACTCCAGACCGACCTGAAACGTCGGAGCCCGGCCCGCGAGCGCCGCGATCGCGGCGCGGAAGCCGGGATCGGACGCGAACGCGCGTCCC includes the following:
- a CDS encoding tetratricopeptide repeat protein encodes the protein MTRFAPLPDLDSVWDFDHPEASEAAFAALLPLARASGDPDYLAQLLTQVARAEGLQMKFDHASKTLDEAEALITPETPTARVRLLLERGRVLNSSKRREESKPFFLEAWDLARETGAGGLAVDAAHMLGIVERGDASVAWNEKAIAYAEASSDPKARRWLGSLYNNLGWTWHDAGDAARALDLFQKALAAREAEGKAGLVRIARWCVARALRSLGRLDEALATQRRLLAENEAVGAPDGYVHEEIGEILLARGDDAGAKPHFAAAWKVLSEDPWLRRDEPARLERMRRLGGLPAADAPSGAAGPHSR
- a CDS encoding DUF423 domain-containing protein, with the protein product MKPAALFGMLGAVFGFLGVAAGAFGAHALRDTLPPERLQVFETGARYQLIHALALVAVALALDRAATGPATAAGWLFVLGQVIFAGSLYALALSGVRLWGAVTPLGGLCYLGGWAFLAWSFARR
- a CDS encoding histidine phosphatase family protein, producing MTGREATRLYIARHGATPLTAEDRFSGDEGVELSEEGRRQAALLGERLRGEGIAAVYASPLSRAMDTARLACAACGEASLEPMARDGLREIRHGHWEGKSRTEVEARFGSEYAAWEADPFTFAPEGGESGVQVLARALPVIREIVTRHEGARVLVVSHKATIRLVLSSLLGIDERGYRDRLDQAPAALNVLDFKGPVRARLMLFNDTSHYASRPRVPGRNLSKWWDRERAE
- a CDS encoding lipid-binding SYLF domain-containing protein, with the protein product MHPKLIRFATAVLFGVAALAPAARAADSVPSDEAERLDKARVAFQEIRDMKDENIPRPLMERARCVAVFPGMVKGALGWGARVGKGVMSCRDASGHWGPPIFLTVKGGSFGFQIGVEKADVVLFFMTDKSARSLMESKFTLGGKAGLAAGPVGRTAEASTDLKLDAEIYSYARSKGLFAGISLEGARVAPDDKATRRFYGPSADGKKILTDHAAPANPPAARAFVEALP
- a CDS encoding HlyD family secretion protein, with translation MDADSAVRRGPLKEAPPLKEAPAEPVRTRPRRTKMLVIAGVALLLVAAVAGYFWLSSRGREGTDDAQVEGHVIPVLSRVSGYVREVRVEENQRVRAGDLLVVLDDKDLTARLRKAEADLAVARSSTGPGGESAAEVGAARAAVAQARAETDRTAAELRRDRELAAQGAIARQELDNAVAAAQAAQAALRAAQNRAEAAVAGSRGSTAKVASAVAERDEAALEESYARITAPHDGVVTKKSVEVGQLVQPGQALLAVVPLRDVWVVANFKETQLEELKPGDPATIRADAYHGHSFRGHVESLSPATGARFSLLPPDNATGNFVKVVQRVPVKIALDEPPDPARPLRPGMSVRVSVRTTR
- a CDS encoding DHA2 family efflux MFS transporter permease subunit — its product is MNRSAPRWLITVSVLTGTIMAVLDASIVNVALPDMSGSLGASTTEITWVIAGYMLANVVIMPIIALLSARFGRKRFYVANIVLFTSASMLCGMARSLPLMVVFRILQGIGGGVLMTVSQAILRETFPPEEQGLAMGLYGMGVVVAPAVGPTLGGWLTDTYSWPWIFFINVPLGMLCLFLVLRYVHDPPYLARDTGSIDFPGLALMTVGLGCLQLVLEQGAEKDWFESTWILALAVTAAAGLTLFLWRELTTERPAVNLRLAKNASFSSATFLGGILGMGLYGSLFILPLFLQRLLGYTAMQSGLALAPRSITMAVVMPLSGYLYNRIGPRALVAAGLAVSAWSFYDLSRLSLQTSAASILVPQIWQGVGFGLIFVALSTAALATIPRRDVTAAAGLYNVVRQVFGSVGVALAATQLQTGTRRYHAILSWQVTGYSEATSRWLAAARSGFARASADSVEAARRALAALDRIVLGQATVMAYNHAFFLVAILFVAAVPLAFLLRGHEGGDHAESVAAEA